The Methanocalculus alkaliphilus genome segment GGGCAGTACATCCGACATTTAACGGCATTATGCATTCCCTCCCTTCACCATCTCAAAGGCTCTCTGGGCGGATCGTATGTTTGTCTCAGCGAGCCTGCCCTCGAATCTGCCGCGGATTGCGTCTTCAAGTGCAGAAAAATCGATTTCGCCGGTTGCTGCGGCAAAAGCCCCAAGCAACGCTGTGTTTGTGATCGGTAACCCGATCTCTTCAAGCGCGATCTTTGTGGCATCGATAGTGATCAGTTTGACACCCTCGGGTGCGTTATATCCGCCTGACTTCTCTGTGTTGACGATGGCAATCCCGCCCGGTTTCATACCGGCGAAGACATTGACGTCACGAATCAGTGTGCTGTCCTGGACGATGATGTAGTCCGGCTCATAAACCTGGCTCCGAAGGCGGATCGTCTCGTCACTTAGCCTGACGAATGCCTGTACCGGAGCACCACGCCGTTCGACACCAAAAGCGGGGAAGGCCTGGGCATATAAGCCACCTGCAAATGCTGCAACTGCAATCAGCTCAGCCGCGGTGACAGAGCCCTGCCCACCTCTTCCGTGGATGCGTAACTCTCTCAAGAATAACCCCGTATAATCTTACACGATTAATCATATAAATTTACACATCCACAGG includes the following:
- a CDS encoding pyruvate ferredoxin oxidoreductase subunit gamma; this translates as MRELRIHGRGGQGSVTAAELIAVAAFAGGLYAQAFPAFGVERRGAPVQAFVRLSDETIRLRSQVYEPDYIIVQDSTLIRDVNVFAGMKPGGIAIVNTEKSGGYNAPEGVKLITIDATKIALEEIGLPITNTALLGAFAAATGEIDFSALEDAIRGRFEGRLAETNIRSAQRAFEMVKGGNA